From Camelus dromedarius isolate mCamDro1 chromosome 12, mCamDro1.pat, whole genome shotgun sequence, the proteins below share one genomic window:
- the LOC105101217 gene encoding olfactory receptor 6Q1 has protein sequence MQPSTPNRTHITEFVMVGFAEMHEMRLLFFALFLTVYLLTLAENLAIIVVVGLDQRLRRPMYFFLTHLSCLEIAYTSVTVPKMLAGFTGVRGSKNISYAGCLSQLFIFTFLGATECFLLAAMAYDRYVAICMPLRYGALVSWGTCVRLAAACWLVGFLTPDLPIYLMSRMTFCGPNVIDHFFCDASPLLALSCSDVSLKETTDFLVSLAVLLASSMVIAVSYGNIVWTLLHIRSAAERRKAFSTCAAHLTMVSLFYGTLFFMYVRTKVASSVNFNKVVSVFYSIVTPMLNPLIYSLRNKEVKGALGRAFSFRSWKGQ, from the coding sequence ATGCAGCCCTCTACCCCAAACCGAACCCACATAACCGAGTTTGTTATGGTGGGCTTTGCTGAAATGCATGAAATGCGCCTCCTCTTCTTTGCGCTCTTCCTCACCGTGTACCTGCTCACCTTGGCGGAGAACTTGGCCATCATCGTGGTGGTGGGTTTGGACCAGCGGCTGCGTCGACCCATGTATTTCTTTCTGACACACTTGTCCTGCCTTGAAATCGCGTACACGTCAGTCACGGTGCCCAAGATGCTGGCTGGTTTTACTGGGGTGAGGGGAAGCAAGAATATCTCCTATGCTGGCTGCCTGTCCCAGCTCTTCATCTTCACCTTCCTGGGGGCAACAGAGTGTTTCTTACTGGCTGctatggcctatgaccgctacgtggcTATTTGTATGCCTCTGCGGTATGGGGCCTTGGTGTCCTGGGGCACCTGCGTCCGTCTGGCAGCTGCTTGCTGGCTGGTTGGCTTCCTCACACCCGATTTGCCCATCTATCTCATGTCCCGAATGACGTTTTGTGGCCCCAACGTCATCGATCACTTCTTCTGTGACGCCTCACCCCTGCTAGCCTTGTCCTGCTCGGACGTCTCCCTGAAGGAGACCACAGACTTCCTGGTCTCTCTGGCTGTGCTCCTGGCCTCCTCCATGGTCATCGCGGTGTCCTACGGGAACATCGTCTGGACGCTGCTGCACATCCGCTCGGCAGCGGAGCGCCGGAAGGCCTTCTCCACTTGTGCAGCTCACCTGACCATGGTCAGCCTCTTCTATGGCACTCTTTTCTTTATGTATGTCCGGACCAAAGTGGCCTCTTCCGTCAACTTCAACAAGGTGGTGTCTGTCTTCTACTCCATCGTCACGCCCATGCTCAACCCGCTCATCTACAGTCTTCGAAACAAGGAGGTGAAGGGAGCTCTGGGCAGAGCCTTTTCCTTCAGGTCTTGGAAAGGTCAGTGA